The segment AATTGCAGCACCCCAATTCAAAGATCCCACCATGGGACTGGAGTCATTTGCAGGCCTGAATCTAACATGACAGTATCACCGATTTTCGGAGCAATTATGTTAACATCTCTTTCATTTGCTTCTTTTAGTGCTCTTTCTATCGGTTCATTCCAACCATGATTAGCTAATGTAAATGCTCCCCAATGCATCAGCATCATAGTCTCACCATTTACATCTAAATTAGCCTGTACAGATTGTTCCGGTATCATATGAATATCCGGCCAACTCCTATCATATTGTGCACCTTCGATCAAGGTAAGATCAAAAGGTCCGTATTTGTTCCCGATCTCTTTGAAATGCGTGCCGTATCCACTGTCCCCACTGGCATATATTCGAGTTTCATTTCCCAGAATGACCCATCCACCCCATAATGTAGTATCAATATTGAAAGGATCTCTTCCAGAACCATGTCTGGCCGGCGTCAAACCAACAGTCAAGCCCCGATATTCTGCTTCTTCCCACCAGTTAAGTTCCGTAATTTTTTCTTCAGGAATACCCCATCGGGTCAGATGAGCATTACACCCAAGAGGAACAAAGAAATGTGATACTTTATTGTTTAACTTCACAATGGATTGGTAATCTAAGTGGTCATAATGGTCATGTGTAATAAAAACTGCATCAATAGGTGGCATTTCATCAATGATATGCAGCATGATCTCTTCACTATATTCATATCTTTCAATTCCCACAAATGAAACCGGTGAGGCAACAGGACTCAGCATAGGGTCTATCAATAGCTTTTTATCGTCTATGCTAAGCAGAAAAGCAGAATGTCCTAACCAGGTCATACTATCATTTTCACCCTCTATCTTGCTCCAGTCAATAGCAGAAACAGGAATTGGACCTGCAGGATGGCGGTCTTTGACCTCAGAAACAGAAACGTCGCTCGTTGAGGGATTATCTGAGGGATTTACGAATACCCTTGTTGGCATATCATTAATAAAATTTCCATCGACATAATTATCTAATTGTTCATAAGTTTCTTTTTGTTCTGTCGTTGGATCCCCACCGAAAGCCGGGTCTATGTTCATAAATGATATACTACCAACACTTAACAGAAGTAAAAAAATGAGTAGATACAACATAATCCTTTTGAGTTTAATCACTTTTCCATCCCCATATACTCATTTTTACTCTGTGGATCAGAATCAGATATTAAGTTAACTGCCTTTCTGCTAGCCTTCCTTCATCCATTAAATATCTGTGAACCCCTGGTCTTGTCAAAACTACCTGACTGATATCCGTTTAGATCCAGAGCGACATACTGCACACCCAGACCCTTTAGTCTTTGTACGATTGCATCTCTTTCGAGGATCAGTTTTTCAAATCCGTCTTCCGGAACCTCGATCCTGCCCATCTCACCAGCATTATGTAATCGCAACCTGCACCTCTTAAAATCAAGATCATGAAGGAATGCTTCCCCCTCGTCAATAATCTTCAGCATTGAAAGTTCAATTGTTTCATTATAAGGTATCCTGGATGCCAGGCATGCAGAAGAAGGTAGGTCCCAGATTGCCAGATCGATGTCCTTTGCGATCTGTCTGATGTCATCCTTTGCGATCCCGGCATCAATAAACGGATGCACAACACCTTCCTCTGAAGTCGCTTTGGTCCCGGGACGGTATTCTCCAAGGTCGGACATATTCGTACCGTCCATTATAGTTTCGATATTGTGTTCATTAGCGATCTCTTTCAGGATTCTGCATATTCCTTTTTTGCAATGGTAACACCTGTCTTCTGCATTCTGTTTTACTGCAGGGATTGACAATGGGTCATGTTCAACGACCTTAAGGTTCAGACCATACTCTTTAGCTATCTCAAGAGCACGTTTTACATCTTCTTTTGGCACAAGGGGAGAATTGACCAATACGCACAGGTGATCGGAACCCAGAACCCTTTTTGCAATAATGGCCAGAAGGGTACTGTCAATTCCTCCGGAGAATGCGATCAACACAGATCTTTTTCCAACAATTTGTTCTTCAAGTTTCAAGAGCTTGTCTTCATATCCAGACATGTTTCCTACCTCCCACAAAGCTTCATGTAATCAATCGTTCATCAAATTAATATCAAAAATTTTAGAAATTTGATATCTACCGAACTGGTGCCCTGAACTTTAAAACTTAAAGTCAGAACCAAATATGTCCCATCCTTTCTCTTCAACTCTTCTTAAAACCTCCTTTAGAGGCAATCCTGTTGAAAGGGAAATATCCTTACAATCCTCATATTCAGCAGAGACGTGCATGATCTCCTTGCTTTTGTCTTCAGCTATCTTCACTCTGCATTCTACCGTCTTTCCGGCAATGTCAAGACCAACGGTATTGATCCTTCGATCTGCAATGAAACGATGTTTTGTAGGTACCACTCTGATACCCAATGACCCGGTTTCCCGGAATATCTCCCTGGCGATCCTTTCACTGTCCTCGGTCTTGGTTATGACTTTAATGATAGAGCCAGGTCTACTCTTCTTCATAGTTGCAGGAATAATTGTGACATCTCTTGCACCGACACTCATCAGTTTGTCGAAAAGGTTCCCAAGCACCTCACCGGAAACATCATCAACATTGGTTTCAAGCACTTCAATTGAATCAGTTGAGATCGCTTCACCAACATCCAGGAGCATAGCACGCAGAACATTCGGATTATCAAGGTCCGCATTTCCTGCACCATATCCGGTTGAAATGACCTGTCCATGCGGGATGTCCTGTACAGGTTCTGAAAAGTAGCTCAATAATGCAGCACCTGTTGGTGTGAGTAACTCCCTGTTACCTTTCCCATAAAAGAAGAGCTTTCCTTCTTTCAGGATCTCCAATGTCGCAGGAGCAGGAACTGGCAATGTTCCATGAGCTGCTTTTATTGTTCCGCCACCAACGTTGATCGGATTGCAGAATATGGATCGAGTTCCAAGGGCATGTATTGCAGCACATGACCCGACAACATCTGCTATTGCATCGTTCTGTCCCACTTCGTGAAAATGCAGCTCTTCAAGAGGATGTCCATGTGTTTTTGACTCGGCCTTTGCCATTATCTCAAATACGTTCAGTGCATCCTTTTCGATCGTTTCAGGCAATTTTGCTTCTTTTATAACATCAACTAGCTCATAGTAATGCCTTGAATGAGTTTCATGAGCCACATTTATTTTCACATCAACGGCATCAATTCCCTTTTTGTTAGTTTTGCCAATCGAGACCGAAACATTGGCTGTAGACTCTATCATTTCACGAACAACATCCTGGTCAGCGCCCAATCCAATGAGAGTGCCGAGTATCATATCACCGGATGCACCAGAGAACGGATCAAATACAAGAGATTCCATGATCATACCTCAGTATTTTCTTCTGCATTTCCCATCCTTCGCATCTCAGCCATCTTGTTCGCTATCCTGCCAGCGAATGATCCTGCCACAAATCCGGCATCGATATTAACAACTGAAAGAACAGAGCATGATTGAAGCATGGAAAGAAGGGCTGCTTCCCCTTTAGCACCCGCTCCATATCCTGTTGAAACCGGAAGTCCTATGACAGGCACATCTACAAGACCGGAGACTACCGTGGGCAAGGTCCCTTCCCTTCCGGCTGCTACAACGACCGCATCCGGCATATCCTCTTTAAGCTTCAGCATCTCATGGACAAGCCTGTGGAAACCGGCAACTCCGACATCGTATATCGTCTGCGTTTCGCAACCCATCTCTGAAGCTACCATCTTTGCTTCTTCAGCAACCATTATGTCTGCCGTTCCTGCTGAAATGATGGCAACTTTCCCACCGGTCCTTGGTGCAGGGGTTCCATTACTTACAACCGCCGTTGTCTTATGAAGGCTCCATTCGATGTCTTCAGGATCAAATGCATCTTCCAGAGCCTTCGAGCTTCCCTCGTCCAGTCTGGTTATCAGTGTCCTTCCCATTGCAGCGACTTGTGCCTTTGCAATTTCAACGACATCCTCGGGTGCTTTTCCCTCTGCAAGAATGGCTTCCATGATACCGGTGCGATGTTTACGGAATGTATCGATCTTGGCAATGTCTGAAACAGGGACATATCCCATTGAACGTATCTCAGCATTTGCCTTTTCAAGTCCTATTTTTCCATTTTTGAGATCTGTAAGTATGTTCTCAAGTTCCATTTTGATTCCCTCTTTTAAACTAAGTTTTTTGAAAGCTGAGTTCGATCAGTCAATTTCTTCTGATTTTTAATTGCATGGTGGGTAAGGGGGATGGGTACGTGTTTGGGCGTGGAGGAGATGATTCCCACCATGCAGTAGTTTGCCGTTGTCCAGATCCGAACTGGAGAGAGGGATGGAATGTGTGTTAGTCGAAGGAGTCCTCCTGCAACGGCACAGTGCTGTTATTGAAATAATTATTGCAACTTTCTGATTCACTTCTGAATCATCCATTTGTTACATGTGACTGACTGATTAGTCATGCGGTGACTGATTGGTCAATGTTCTATATAAGCTTGTTCCTATTCATAACTCGAAGAGGGATCCTGAGATACATTTTTATATCATGAAAATATATGACTGATTAGTCAATTGTGTTGATTGGAAGGTTTACTATGGACAAGCAGATCAAAGACAAAAGAACTGCAATTATGGATGCGGCCCTGAAGCTCTTTACTGAAAGAGGATTCCACGGGACAACCACAGCCCAGATCTCAAAGGATGCAGGAGTAGCTACAGGCACTCTTTTCAACTACTTCCCCACCAAAGAAGAGTTGATAAACAGCCTCTATTTTGAGGTAAAAGGCAGACTTAGCAGCTGCATAAAAAAAGGAATTGATCCTGAAGCCTCTTTTGAAACAAAGATGAGGAAGCTGTGGTCGAATACGATTCAATGTGGCGTTAGCAACCCCGAAGAGTTCCACTTCATAGGACAGTTTGGTTCTTCCCCTTATATTACAAAGATCACAAGGGAAGAAGCAATGAAAGAGTATGAATTTATCCGCGCCCTGGTGGAAGAAGGCTTCAGTAACGGAAGGAACAAGGATTATTCAATGGAACTGGCCATGATGATATTTTACCATTCAAGCGGAGCAGTGGTAAACCTAATTATAAATTCCGGTCGCCTGGATGATATGAATGAGATCATCGAGGAAGGATTCCAGCTTCTCTGGAGGGGACTGTCTCCGGAATAATTTTTTTGCAAATTGCCGAAGTGAGTAGTCAATCATAATATTCAAAGAAAATAGCCTGAAATTAATCGAGATCAAGGAGAACTAAAAATGCTGTACAGAAAAATGCCAAAGAACGGAGATGAGCTCTCAATACTTGGATTTGGAGCAATGCGCCTTCCAGTAAAGGAAGACGGGACAATAGACGAAGAAAGGGCTACAAACCAGATCCGTGATGCTATCGATAACGGTGTAAACTACGTGGATACTGCCTGGCCATATCACATGGGACAGAGCGAACCATTCCTCCGGCGTGCCCTTAGCGATGGTTACAGGGAAAAGGTCAAACTAGCTACAAAGCTTCCTACCTGGATGGTCGATAGCCGGGAGGACATGGATAAATTCCTGAACGCCCAGCTTGAAAAGCTAAATACCGACCACATCGATTATTATCTCATCCACAGCCTTGCAGGAGAGTTATGGGAAAAAGTGGAATCTCTCGGGGTCATTGATTTCCTTGAGAAAGCAAAAGCTGACGGTCGCATAATCAACGCCGGCTTTTCATTCCACGGTGCACCAGACGAATTCAAACCAATCGTGGATGCCTATGAGTGGGACTTCTGTCAGATACAGTATAACTTCCTGGATGAAAAACTTCAGGCAGGAACCGAAGGTCTGGAGTATGCAGCCTCAAAGGATCTCGGTGTCATAATCATGGAACCTCTTAGGGGAGGACTTCTTGCAGGGGAGGTACCCACCTCTATTGAAGACATCTGGAATGAGGGTTCAACAAAGCGAACCGCTGCAGAATGGGCTCTGCGTTGGGTCTGGAACCATCCGGAAGTTACTGTTGTTCTTTCCGGTATGAACGAGGAAGCACATGTCGAGGAGAACCTGAGAATAGCAGATGAAGCTAATTCCGATTCCCTGACAGAAAATGAACTCAAACTTATCGAGAGAGTTGAGAACAAGTACCGCGAGCTCATGAAAGCTGGTTGTACCGGTTGCAGTTACTGTATGCCCTGTCCGGTAGGAGTTGATATTCCTGCCTGTTTTGAAATGTACAACAATCTGTACCTTTTCGACAATGACGACATGACAAAGCTCATGTATGCAGCAAGGTTGGGAGGAATTACAGGTGCTGAACCCGGATTTGCATCTCTCTGTGTGCAGTGTAACAAATGCATTGAAAAATGCCCCCAGCATCTTGAGATCCCAACCCTCCTCGAATCTGTAGTAGAGGATTTCGAAGGCCCGGGACTTGAGCAGAGGATCGAAATGGCAAAAATGTTCCTGGCAAATAAGGATGCCTGATATATTCGGATAAATCCGATATCAGAATGCCAGAATTCCATAAAATAAATATCGAAAGAGGTGAGAACTGATCTTCTGCTTCACTCTCACCTTCTTTTGATTAAATTTATTTAGTCAGACAAAGCAATATTGCCAGATCCTCATCTGCATGAAGGGAATGAGGTGCATTTGCCGGCATGAAAATAAAGGTTCCTTCTTTCATCTCGATGTCCTTATCGAACAACCTGAAAATTCCTTTTCCTTTCAATACCTGAACAACTCCTGTTTTCGTAGAAGTATGCTCATCAATGTTCGTTCCGGCTGCAAGGCACATCAGGGTATAATTATAGCCTTCGTCCTTTGCAAGAACTGTACTGAAAATTCCCTCTGTCGGGAACTGCATCAATTCACTCAGGTCTTTTGAGAATCCTTTATCCATATCTGACACCTCCTTTTAATATTCGTTTTTGATAATTTATAGATTTGCATATTCTTTAGCAGGTTCACATATGTTAATGCAAAAATCAGAAATTTAATAAGCAATGTTATTATTCCCATTCTCAACAATAGGCAGCCATCGATTTAGCAATAAAGCAAAAGGAATTTATTATGTCTTTTCAGCAAAATGAAAGTATCATCAACGGAAGCTTAAAAGGAGTAATTCCTCTCCTTGCCCTGCTGACAGCATTCCCTGCACTTTCAACCGATATGATCCTGCCAGCTATCCCGTTACTTGCAGAGAACTGGAACCAGCCAATTTCTGTTGTTAACCTGATCCTTGTCTGCTTTTTTGTAACCTATGGATTCTTCCTTCTCTTCTACGGACCGATATCCGATCGATTTGGTCGTCGTCGACCTTTGATCCTTGGGCTTGGCGTGTACATAATTGCAAGCTTCCTCTGTGCATTTGCCACCACGGCCCATATGTTGATCCTCTTTCGGATACTCCAGGCAGCCGGAGCAGCAGCCAGCTCATCCCTGTCCATGGCCATGACAAAAGATCTCTTTTCCGGCCAGGAGCGGGAAAGGATACTGGCACACATTGCGATCATCATGGCAATTGCCCCAATGATGGCCCCGGTACTTGGTGGCTGGATACTGCTTGAACTTTCCTGGCCATGGATCTTCTTCAGTCAGGGACTTCTGGGAGTGATCGGATTGGTTGGCGTCCTCCGTTTTCCTGAAACCCTGCCTCATGCTTCCGATGCACCTCTATCCAGGGTCATGCATGCTTATGGTCGATTGATGCTGAAACCTACCTATGTTGTTATGGTCTTTGTCATGTCAGCAACACTTTTCCCGATGTACAGTTTCATCGCAGGATCTTCTGACATATACATAAACGGATTCGGCCTGACCGAGCAGAAGTTCAGTTACTTTTTCGCGTTCAATGCCCTCGCCCTGATGATGGGGTCTTTCTTCTGTCTACGATTAACAAAATACATCAATTCAAAACATCTGATGACAACCGGTTTCATGGGAATTTTACTTGGCGGGTTTATTCTTATCATGAACAGACATCAGGACCCGTGGGGATTTGCTCTTCCGATGTTCCTCGTTACATTTTCAATCGGCCTGAGCCGTCCACCCAGTAATAACCTTGTACTTGAACAGGTAGACAAGGATGTAGGTTCGGCCTCCTCACTGCTGATATTCACTTACTTCACCATGGGTGCTGTGGGAATGTGGCTCATCTCCCTGGAATGGGCAGACAAGATCAATACACTTGGGTTAATCGCTTTTGGATGTGGGTCGCTTATACTGATGGCATGGTTGATCTTGCAGAAAAAAGAATGTCTGGCTCCATCATAATGCTTACATGATTATCAATGATATCTGAAGATCGGAATATTTTGCTTAACAGACATATTTATAAAATTGAATGGCTTCTTCTATTTTATGAAAAAAGTCGACGTACAGGAATTATACAGGGAATCCTATGTTGACAACAACTTTGAAAGAGCAGATCTATTTGAATCACTGCAAACCAGATTCAACATAAAAAGAGCTCTTTATCCGGGAAGTTTTGCCCATGTGACTCCTTCTTTTTTCATTCCTGAGGTCACATATGTGGATACTGATCCACGGGCAAAGAAGTTCTTTGAGCAAAAAGATGCAGTTGCTGACCTGATCTCAAAAAAGAAGACCTATGACAAAGATACTGTGCTACACTTCATAGCTTCTGATTACTCCGGACCACTTAACCTTAAAGAGAAGAGTTTCGATCTGCTTATCTCCCAGTACGCTGGCTTTGTTTCACAGGAATGCAAAAAGTATCTGAAAGTTGATGGCATACTGCTTGCAAACAACAGCCATGGGGATGCAGGGATGGCATTCATCGACGATGACTACGAACTTATAGCTGCTATCGATGTAAAGAGTGGGAAATACCATATAACAGATCGTGAACTTGGATCCTATTTCTTCCCTAAGAAGCAGATTCCTGTTACAAAAGAATACCTAAGGGAACTTGGAAAAGGGATTGGATATACTAAAACGGCCAATTCGTATCTTTTCAGGCGGATCTCCTGAGAAGATTGCTCACTTCGGATCTAACTACATCAAATTTTTTGTGCGCATGGATAAAGATACCAAATTGATTTATGATAATAGCCTAATTTTAATATAAAGACTTAATTTTTAATAAATATAAGATCCTGGGGGGAGATCTACAAATGAATAACTGTGAGGAGCAGCTGCCGAAAGTTAAAGCACATGATAAGACTGTAGGTATTTTAGGTGGAGTGGGATCCGAATCAACTGCACGCTTTTTCCTGAAGCTCATAAAAAATACTCCTGCCAAAACCGATCAGGACCATTTGAGGATCTTCATCGATAATAATCCGAACATACCAGACCGCACACAGGCGATCCTTGGACTGGGTGTAAGCCCCGTAGAGGAAGCGAATAAGTCTATTGAGGTCCTGGAAAATGCCGGTGCAGAGATCATCGCAATACCATGTAACACAATGCATTACTTTTATCCCGAGCTACAGGCAAGTACGAAAGTCCCCATAATAAACATGATCACAGAAACTGCCTCTTACATCCAAAAAGCATTTCCGGATATGAAAAAGATAGGGTTATTAGCAACTACCGGGACAATAATGACCAGATTATATCATGATGCGATCAATGGGATCGAACTAATAACTCCGAATGAAGAATTACAGGAAAAGGTCATGAACTCGATCTACGGGGAAGAAGGAATAAAAGCAGGGTACACAGAAGGACATCCCAGGGATGATATTCTAGAAGTAATTGAAGTGCTAATCGAAAAAGGTGCTGAAGCCATAATTCTTGGTTGTACCGAACTCACTTTACTTTCTCTTAAAGAAGATGTGCCTGTTCCATTGGTAGACCCATCACTGGTCCTTGCAGAAGTTGTGGTCAAAAAGGCAAGGTTACAGATTTGAAATAAAGAATGAAAGCTGGCATTCAGCATTCTTAAAAATCATTTATGATAGGGTGGAACACTTCTGTTGCCACAGAATTTTCAAGAAACTCTGCTTTCTGGTTTTGTTCGAATCTTTAATTCGATTTCCTCTGAAACCCGCTTTCAAACATATCTCTTTTCGAAGTTCCTGATCTTGCTACTATTTTTATCACAATGAGTAAATATCATTGAACGTTTTCTTTTCTCATGAAACTAAATCCTGAACTCGAGATACTTGAGTCGCTTGCAAAGACCATTCTTGTAGCTGCAAGAACAGCTCCCAAGGGAAAGGGGATTGATGATATCGTGACCTTCCTGCTGGATGATGCTGACAGAATACAACTTGCAGATAAGATGGAAAAGCTTAGTGATATAAAAGATATGAAGTTCCTGATACGTGATGCTAAAAATGTCAGAGATGCTGATTCACTTGTACTTATCGGACTGAAGTCCTCAGGAGTGAGCTCACTTAACTGTGGTGCATGTGGATTTGAGACATGCAAGGAAATGCTTGAACAGAAAAAGGTCAAAGTAGAGTTCACAGGTCCACACTGTATGATAAAATACATGGATCTTGGAATTGCAGTTGGTTCTGCTGTTTCAAAGGCAAAGGACCTATGCATTGATAACAGGGTACTTTACTCTGCAGGTGCTGCTGCATGTTATTTTGACATTATCGATGCCGATGTTGCAATGGCTATTCCCTTGAGTGTCAGGGGGAAGAATATCTTCTTTGACAGGCCATCCACAAGGTGAATGGCCGATAAACCGTTTACTGGTAAACGATCGGTTGACCGTAAACCAAAAGGTATATACAATTATGATCACCCATAAGTAAAAGTATGTCTGAAAATGGGGACGTACTTGAAAATGATGGAGCTGTGATCGGGAAGTATGTTTCCGAATCAGACAACTACATCACCAGGGTGGGGTTTTTTGCTAAACGGGGTGACAGACTCGTAATTTCTCCTGAAGAGCTCAGTTGTTATGCACCTCAGGTCATCGAGGGTGGAAGGTGTGAAAAGGCAGGAGAAAATTGGCATTTTTTTGATGAAAAGAAGGATGCCGACATCAAAAACATCACTCTCGTCTATAATGACTTCCAGGATTCCCTTCGTGTCTATAATTGTAAGAAGTTAAAGAGAATATTCGGGGAACCTACCGGATATTGCCTGGTAGATAACAGTTTTATTGGAACTGATGCTGTGTGCCTGTTAGAACAATTCGGAGGGCATCCTATTCAGGAAGATGATTTCTGCATCTCATGCCATCCACTCACCGATGAAGAGATTGAGAAATTCAAGGATTCAGTGGAGAAATACATCAATCACTATTATGATTCCAACTTCTGCAACTATAATAATGAAGAAGAATCTCGTTTGAGGCGGTTTTTGAGCTCATTAAAAAAGATGATCGGAACTTCCTGAAAGGATTTCCTGTTCAACAACAAGTCCAGTTGTTCAACTGATATAGAGCAAATTTAGCACTCCATGGCAGTTACAGGTAGTTGCAACAAAAAATACTTTTTCATCGATGGGATCGTCAGCCGCATTTTCACAAATGCTTTTTACATGTTCAAGGATAGAAAGCATGTTTTCCTTAAAATCAACTCCACGTATTCCACCGATCCCGGCCTTCATCTGGCAACTTTCAAAGACCCACCCAGCATACTCCGGAGCAAGATCACTTACATAAGATGTGATCGTTTGCGGTTTCTCTCTTTTGAAATTGTAGCAGTAATCAGCCTGACCCATACAATTGTCAGGACAGATCTCACCTTCTCTTGCATAGGAAAACATGATCACTCCGCTTTCAGGGTAACTGCCCACAGTGACACTTTCAGGTATCTTCGACTGGAATTTTTCAAAATATTCCATCAATTGAGTTTCTTCTTTTTCTTTGTCTTCTTCTTTGTCTATGAAGAGCTCATCTACGATATTTTTATCGGAATCCATTCTTAACGAATCGACAACCATGTTTGCAGTTGCATGTGTGGGTACAGCCGGGATGATGAACTCGGGCATCCCCAGCTCCAGAAGGGAAGGAACCTCCCTTATGTCCATGCAATAAAAGTAGACATTCTTATTTGAGGCCGGATCTTTACCAATAGCTGTTGAACTTTCGGCAGGTGATTCAGCACGACTTTCAGTTAGAGAACTTATAAGTTCCGGGATCTCAGAAATATCCTTAATTATAGTTGCATCCTTTGATGCAGGTGCATCAGGGTCACTATCAATGACCAGCACGAACGGAAAATTCGAATTGTTTGCATACTCGACAAAATTACTTCCTATCTTACCGCCACCAAGAAGAAGATAGTATCCACTTACAACAGGCAAAGATTCAAAGGCACCAATTCTGTTATTCAGCCACTCAATTCGATCCATCTACACAACCCCACATATTGACTTTTTCGTACTTACAGATCCTTATGTTGCTCTTCCAGCTCCAGTAAACGTTCTTTCAGGCCAAGACCACTGCGAAAACCTGTCAGTTTTCCGTTCTTACCTATTATCCTGTGACATGGGATATATATAGGAATCGGGTTACGATTGTTGGCAAGTCCTACTGCCCTTGAGGCCTTAGGGTTACCAATACGCTGTGCTATTTCCTGATAACAACGTGTTTCACCATATGGAATTTCACATAGGGCATCCCAGACACGTTGCATGAACTCTGTGCCAACGGGAGAAAGGGGGAGGTCAAACTCTTTACGTTCTCCTGCAAGATACTCCTGCAACTGCCTGCCTGCTTCCTTTAGCAGTTCTGTTTCATTTACAACGGCATCCTCCGGAACGTCTTCTCCATGAAAATACAGGTTTGTAATGGCATTCCCCTCTTCAGCAATACCTATCTTGCCAATGGACGTTTCGTAGAAAAATATGCTTTTCATGAGTTGTCATTCACCTTTGGAACTTGATTATGTGTATACTTTTCAGAGCGATCTAGATATTTCTTCATCTTCTTTCGAGAATGATACTTTGTCAATAGCTATATATAAGATAGATGTATATGCAACTAAAATAGTTGTAGGTACAACTATTTACGTTAAACGACTTTTGAAAAAGGTGTACAGCCGTGTATGAAGAATTCGTTGGAAAACACATTTCATATCTCCACAGATATGCTCGCAGGTACTATGACAGAGAACTGGAACCTTATGGAATCGGAGGTGCCCAGCTCCAGATATTGATGCCACTTTACAAGATGGATGGGATTAGCCAGGAATTGCTTGCTCAGACCATCAAAGTGGATAAGACCACAATCGCAAGGTCCATCAAAAAATTGGTCGATAAAGGCTATATTCTAAGACAGACCGACGAAAAGGACAGACGTTCATACCGGATTTTTCTGACAGAGAAAGGAAAAACAACAGAACACGAGATGATGGAGATATTCAACAGGTGGGAAAATAACCTATTGTCCAAATTTGACAATGATCAGAGGGAATAGGTTTTGAAAATACTCGAAATCATGCACGAGAGTGCATCTGAGCTGATGCTGGATAACAAATGATTTTTTTAAAATATAACATAACATAAAACGTAATTTTAAAAGGTGAATTTTATGGCTCATGTAATGGAACTTTTAGGAAAGACAAGAGTTGTTGTAAAAGACGGTGAAGTGGTAGAAGTCGGAGAGCCACAGATCGATTGGTGTCCTCTGTTTGCCAAGATACGTGGGATAGAAGAAGTTACGAAGGATGCTGTCAGGGAAAACATGGAATTCCGCATAAAGGATTTCGGTATTTTCACAGATGACAGAATACTGGAACATGAGGTCTTTGTAGGATTCGGAGCAACAGAAGTTATGATGTCCGGTCTCCGAAGGGATCTACTTGATACAACAGTAACAGTCTGTGAAGGAGCAGGTACCGTCATCACCAATAACCCGACCCTTGTTCAGGGAATGGGAGCCAG is part of the Methanococcoides methylutens MM1 genome and harbors:
- a CDS encoding cupin domain-containing protein translates to MDKGFSKDLSELMQFPTEGIFSTVLAKDEGYNYTLMCLAAGTNIDEHTSTKTGVVQVLKGKGIFRLFDKDIEMKEGTFIFMPANAPHSLHADEDLAILLCLTK
- a CDS encoding multidrug effflux MFS transporter, giving the protein MSFQQNESIINGSLKGVIPLLALLTAFPALSTDMILPAIPLLAENWNQPISVVNLILVCFFVTYGFFLLFYGPISDRFGRRRPLILGLGVYIIASFLCAFATTAHMLILFRILQAAGAAASSSLSMAMTKDLFSGQERERILAHIAIIMAIAPMMAPVLGGWILLELSWPWIFFSQGLLGVIGLVGVLRFPETLPHASDAPLSRVMHAYGRLMLKPTYVVMVFVMSATLFPMYSFIAGSSDIYINGFGLTEQKFSYFFAFNALALMMGSFFCLRLTKYINSKHLMTTGFMGILLGGFILIMNRHQDPWGFALPMFLVTFSIGLSRPPSNNLVLEQVDKDVGSASSLLIFTYFTMGAVGMWLISLEWADKINTLGLIAFGCGSLILMAWLILQKKECLAPS
- a CDS encoding aspartate/glutamate racemase family protein; this encodes MNNCEEQLPKVKAHDKTVGILGGVGSESTARFFLKLIKNTPAKTDQDHLRIFIDNNPNIPDRTQAILGLGVSPVEEANKSIEVLENAGAEIIAIPCNTMHYFYPELQASTKVPIINMITETASYIQKAFPDMKKIGLLATTGTIMTRLYHDAINGIELITPNEELQEKVMNSIYGEEGIKAGYTEGHPRDDILEVIEVLIEKGAEAIILGCTELTLLSLKEDVPVPLVDPSLVLAEVVVKKARLQI
- a CDS encoding ferredoxin domain-containing protein, which codes for MKLNPELEILESLAKTILVAARTAPKGKGIDDIVTFLLDDADRIQLADKMEKLSDIKDMKFLIRDAKNVRDADSLVLIGLKSSGVSSLNCGACGFETCKEMLEQKKVKVEFTGPHCMIKYMDLGIAVGSAVSKAKDLCIDNRVLYSAGAAACYFDIIDADVAMAIPLSVRGKNIFFDRPSTR
- a CDS encoding methylated-DNA--[protein]-cysteine S-methyltransferase, translating into MKSIFFYETSIGKIGIAEEGNAITNLYFHGEDVPEDAVVNETELLKEAGRQLQEYLAGERKEFDLPLSPVGTEFMQRVWDALCEIPYGETRCYQEIAQRIGNPKASRAVGLANNRNPIPIYIPCHRIIGKNGKLTGFRSGLGLKERLLELEEQHKDL
- a CDS encoding MarR family winged helix-turn-helix transcriptional regulator, encoding MYEEFVGKHISYLHRYARRYYDRELEPYGIGGAQLQILMPLYKMDGISQELLAQTIKVDKTTIARSIKKLVDKGYILRQTDEKDRRSYRIFLTEKGKTTEHEMMEIFNRWENNLLSKFDNDQRE